The Echinicola rosea genome has a segment encoding these proteins:
- a CDS encoding alginate lyase family protein, which produces MKLILVRSVLIFLGVFLSLSACYPQKTLIIEEDLINTKKEALRSGDEQLNVALKKIIKDANAILTTPDLSVTNNKKKIAPSGDKRDYVSVGQYWWPDPQKPDGLPYIRKDGKTNPDFYKYKDNSYLRKMAANIRLLSVAYYYTGDEKYAAKAASQLKTWFLNDKTRMNPNFNHAQFIPGRNQGRRDGIIDARSLVDVIDVVGLLEGSISWTKENENELKGWFKSYLNWMQTSKIGTGASRLTNNIGTAYYMQLISVALYTDNKFLARKIIKNDIPELIDHQFDKEGKQPEELKRTKSWNYSLANLNYWFRIARLAEHVGIDLWNYETPSGKSIHSGYNWLLPYANGEKKWEYKQSGKTDYRKSFGSINQRGIRKYRDNTSTLPASKNNKIKSRSISGESDDRSPILILIE; this is translated from the coding sequence ATGAAATTGATTTTGGTTCGTTCTGTCCTCATCTTTCTAGGTGTTTTTTTAAGTTTGAGTGCATGTTATCCTCAGAAAACATTGATAATAGAAGAAGACCTGATTAATACTAAAAAAGAAGCATTAAGAAGTGGTGATGAACAACTGAATGTCGCATTAAAAAAGATAATTAAGGATGCAAATGCTATTTTGACTACTCCGGATTTATCCGTTACTAATAATAAAAAAAAGATTGCCCCTAGTGGGGATAAAAGAGACTATGTAAGTGTAGGGCAGTATTGGTGGCCAGATCCACAGAAGCCTGATGGGTTGCCGTATATTAGAAAAGATGGAAAAACAAATCCTGATTTTTATAAATATAAGGATAACTCCTATTTAAGAAAGATGGCAGCTAATATTAGATTACTTTCTGTAGCTTATTATTATACAGGAGATGAAAAATATGCGGCTAAAGCTGCTTCCCAATTAAAAACTTGGTTTTTGAATGATAAAACTCGAATGAACCCAAACTTCAACCATGCGCAATTTATACCTGGAAGAAATCAAGGAAGGAGGGATGGAATAATAGATGCGAGATCCTTAGTAGACGTTATAGACGTTGTTGGATTATTGGAGGGAAGTATTTCTTGGACCAAAGAAAATGAGAATGAATTGAAAGGATGGTTTAAGTCTTATTTAAATTGGATGCAGACAAGTAAAATTGGAACTGGAGCCTCTAGACTAACCAATAATATTGGAACAGCTTATTATATGCAATTAATTTCTGTTGCCTTGTATACTGATAATAAATTCCTTGCTAGGAAGATAATCAAAAATGATATACCCGAACTTATTGATCATCAATTCGATAAGGAAGGTAAGCAACCGGAAGAATTGAAGAGAACAAAGTCTTGGAACTATAGTTTAGCGAACTTGAATTATTGGTTTAGAATTGCGCGTTTAGCAGAGCACGTTGGTATTGATTTGTGGAATTATGAAACTCCTTCTGGAAAATCAATTCATTCTGGGTATAACTGGCTTCTACCATATGCAAATGGTGAAAAAAAATGGGAATACAAGCAAAGTGGAAAAACAGATTACCGTAAATCTTTTGGAAGTATAAATCAGAGGGGAATAAGAAAGTATAGAGATAATACTTCTACCTTACCCGCTAGCAAAAATAACAAAATAAAGTCGAGATCAATTTCGGGGGAATCTGATGACCGAAGTCCAATTTTGATTTTGATCGAATAG
- a CDS encoding glycosyltransferase, with amino-acid sequence MKKKLVCFTASFPFGSKETFFENELPYLASTFEEVYLFPLYNPSNNSVARNVPSNVKFVSPFVSLNKGKRIIQGVFNVSPIGSYLNDFYTEKVFLSKDKFLRWINSFLNFRTVCTKFSNSIRQYNLTKDETLLYSYWAECPLFTTNLCKEYQKVVRMHGTDFYLPINRGYLPIRQEIYNKSNVLLPISNDIQSILKKDYKIPEEKIHLSRLGISNLEFSWKDFEDKGELNFIRIVSCSRVEKVKRMHLIIEALRMSDSDEQVEWHHFGDGKQFDELQKLVKTLPSHIRVKFHGWSSQKDIYNFYKNNKITWFINVSESEGVPVSIMEAMSFGIPCIATDVGGTSEIVNSNNGHLLPAQFEAAELWREIKNIDLKEHKERRNSAYNTWLNNYEANRNYSNLTKYLSSL; translated from the coding sequence ATGAAAAAGAAATTAGTTTGCTTTACTGCGTCGTTTCCTTTTGGAAGTAAGGAAACATTTTTTGAGAATGAGCTCCCCTATTTGGCTTCGACATTTGAAGAAGTTTATCTCTTCCCCTTGTATAATCCTTCTAATAATAGTGTGGCACGGAATGTGCCTTCTAATGTTAAATTTGTCTCACCTTTTGTCTCTTTGAATAAGGGAAAAAGAATTATTCAAGGTGTATTTAATGTGAGCCCTATAGGTAGTTATTTAAATGATTTTTATACAGAAAAAGTGTTTTTATCTAAGGACAAATTCCTCCGTTGGATAAACTCATTTTTAAATTTCAGAACAGTTTGTACTAAATTTTCTAATAGTATAAGACAATACAATTTGACCAAGGATGAAACATTATTGTATTCTTATTGGGCGGAATGTCCTCTGTTCACTACTAACTTATGCAAAGAATATCAAAAAGTAGTAAGAATGCATGGTACGGATTTTTATTTACCTATCAATAGAGGCTATTTGCCAATTAGACAAGAAATTTATAATAAGTCGAATGTATTATTGCCAATATCTAATGATATTCAAAGTATATTAAAAAAGGATTATAAGATACCTGAGGAAAAAATACATTTAAGCCGGTTAGGAATTTCAAATTTAGAATTCTCTTGGAAGGATTTTGAAGATAAAGGAGAATTAAACTTTATAAGAATTGTTTCTTGTAGTAGGGTTGAAAAGGTAAAAAGAATGCATCTTATAATCGAAGCTCTTAGAATGAGTGATAGTGATGAACAAGTTGAATGGCATCATTTTGGTGATGGCAAGCAGTTTGATGAGTTACAGAAATTAGTAAAGACTTTACCTTCCCATATTAGAGTAAAGTTTCATGGTTGGAGCAGTCAAAAAGACATTTACAATTTTTACAAAAACAATAAAATCACCTGGTTTATCAATGTCAGTGAAAGCGAAGGAGTTCCTGTTAGTATCATGGAAGCAATGTCTTTTGGTATACCTTGTATAGCTACAGATGTTGGTGGAACTTCTGAAATTGTCAATAGCAACAATGGACATTTATTACCTGCGCAATTTGAAGCAGCTGAATTGTGGAGGGAAATTAAAAATATTGATTTGAAAGAGCACAAGGAACGAAGAAATTCAGCTTATAATACTTGGTTAAATAACTATGAAGCAAATAGGAATTATAGTAACCTCACGAAATATTTATCCTCATTATAA
- a CDS encoding glycosyltransferase family 2 protein, giving the protein MLVSVISPVFNKGKYIKSTIESVISQSYDDWELLLIDDGSTDNSLNIASEIAKKDSRIKVYERKDYSDTKGANVCRNVGMNVSQGKFIIFLDSDDLLLPHCIEQRIKCIKDYPGYSSYIFNVAYCKGPKATPYAKEGPPPLEVKQYIGAKNKEDYFLRKFLKFDLPWHTSGPIWDKDFLLSISGFNEKIQRLQDPEIHIRALLSDRISVKYLMHKTEYDVLHRNDDDRVVWNKEEFLRKQLEAIYSFLLQTIPLISKKRGIVYLEYMQGYLWLAEKLIYRHIRNFNKYDDKSVLLSKMDEIYSDAQIEVLLNGGFKLKLNIYRFFFQSFFIKRKIPGFILYMIIKYNK; this is encoded by the coding sequence ATGTTAGTTTCAGTTATAAGCCCTGTATTTAACAAGGGAAAGTATATTAAAAGTACAATAGAGTCAGTGATTTCTCAGTCATATGATGATTGGGAATTGTTATTAATAGACGATGGTTCTACGGATAATTCATTAAATATTGCTTCTGAAATAGCAAAAAAGGATTCTAGGATAAAGGTTTATGAGCGCAAGGATTATTCTGACACCAAAGGAGCTAATGTATGTCGGAATGTTGGAATGAATGTGTCGCAAGGAAAATTTATAATATTTCTTGATTCAGATGATTTGTTATTACCACACTGTATTGAGCAAAGGATAAAGTGCATTAAGGATTACCCGGGGTATTCCTCTTATATTTTTAACGTTGCATACTGTAAAGGACCTAAAGCCACGCCATATGCGAAAGAGGGACCACCACCACTTGAGGTTAAACAATATATCGGGGCGAAAAATAAGGAGGATTACTTTTTGAGGAAATTCTTGAAATTTGATTTACCTTGGCATACTTCAGGTCCAATATGGGATAAAGATTTTTTACTCTCTATATCCGGGTTTAACGAGAAAATTCAACGATTACAAGATCCAGAAATACATATAAGGGCCTTATTGAGTGACAGGATTTCTGTCAAATACCTGATGCATAAGACAGAATATGATGTTTTGCATAGAAATGACGATGATAGAGTTGTTTGGAATAAAGAAGAATTTCTAAGAAAACAACTTGAGGCAATTTATTCATTTTTATTGCAAACAATTCCTTTAATCAGTAAAAAGAGAGGAATAGTATATTTAGAGTATATGCAAGGATATTTATGGCTAGCTGAGAAGCTTATTTATAGGCATATTAGAAATTTTAATAAATATGATGATAAAAGTGTTTTACTAAGTAAAATGGATGAAATATACTCTGATGCTCAGATAGAGGTACTCCTGAATGGAGGATTTAAACTGAAATTAAATATTTACCGCTTTTTTTTTCAATCCTTTTTTATAAAAAGGAAAATTCCAGGATTTATTTTGTATATGATTATTAAATATAATAAATGA
- a CDS encoding GumC domain-containing protein — protein MKETDSKYKSSVKDLDFLTIIKLLWVNRRKGYKIVFVFFIIGVLIAFLSKKEYKVVSSYIPQMSGDSQMSSLGSIASMAGFNLGEGVNRSEIPPILYPNVINSTPFKLDVLKAELKFNELSETVTYEEYYDSYYTPGIFWYLKKYTLGLPKIIISLFKSEEPKVSKSTNQNKLLSVTGKQLGLFSKMQDQISVSYNSKEGFLELTVVMPEALAAAQLAKYVEGLLQDKVIEFKIQNAREQLSYTKKQYLEKKKEFEEKRELLTSFKDSNQNISRSTALNRLKDLEAEYNLALSVYTELAKQLEQAKLRVKQDTPIFSTIQPVVVPVGESAPKKLLIIILFIFLGAFSYFIYVWGRAYLQIVRDNL, from the coding sequence ATGAAAGAAACGGATAGCAAATACAAGTCAAGCGTCAAAGATTTAGATTTTTTAACAATAATAAAGTTATTATGGGTCAATAGAAGGAAGGGGTATAAAATAGTTTTTGTATTCTTTATAATTGGAGTTTTAATTGCGTTTCTTTCCAAAAAAGAATATAAAGTAGTGTCAAGCTATATACCTCAGATGTCTGGAGATAGTCAAATGAGCAGTTTAGGAAGCATTGCAAGTATGGCTGGTTTTAATTTAGGGGAAGGGGTAAATAGAAGTGAGATACCTCCTATTTTGTATCCCAATGTTATTAATAGTACGCCATTTAAGCTAGATGTTTTAAAGGCCGAACTAAAATTTAATGAATTAAGTGAAACAGTGACATATGAAGAATACTATGATAGCTATTATACACCTGGAATATTTTGGTATCTAAAAAAATATACTTTAGGCCTACCCAAAATAATAATATCACTTTTTAAATCAGAAGAGCCAAAGGTTTCAAAAAGTACGAATCAGAACAAGCTACTGTCAGTTACAGGTAAACAACTAGGCTTGTTCAGTAAAATGCAAGATCAAATTTCCGTTTCGTATAATTCGAAAGAAGGATTTCTTGAGTTGACGGTTGTTATGCCGGAAGCCCTAGCCGCTGCTCAATTAGCCAAATATGTCGAAGGGTTATTGCAGGATAAAGTAATAGAATTTAAAATACAAAACGCTCGTGAACAATTAAGTTATACCAAAAAGCAGTATTTGGAGAAGAAGAAAGAGTTTGAAGAAAAAAGAGAATTACTAACTAGTTTCAAAGATTCAAATCAAAATATTTCCAGGTCGACAGCTTTGAACCGGTTGAAAGACTTGGAGGCAGAATATAATTTAGCTTTATCAGTATACACTGAACTCGCAAAGCAATTAGAACAAGCAAAACTACGGGTTAAACAGGATACTCCAATATTTTCTACGATACAACCTGTAGTAGTTCCAGTAGGAGAGTCAGCCCCAAAGAAATTACTTATAATTATATTATTTATTTTTTTAGGAGCCTTTTCTTACTTCATTTATGTTTGGGGTCGAGCTTATTTACAAATTGTAAGAGATAATTTGTAA
- a CDS encoding nucleotide sugar dehydrogenase: MTSQLIPLNQSKIAVIGLGYVGLPLAVELAKQYPTVGYDISPKRIDGLEKGHDVTLEVEDGDLQVSLVKSSMELEEKRLGFLPSNAISTISTCNIYIVTVPTPINEHKTPDLRPLIAASTMLGKVLKKGDVVIYESTTYPGCTEEDCVPVLERESGLKFNQDFYCGYSPERINPGDKINTLTKIKKVTSGSTFEVADYVNELYASIIKAGTYKASSIKVAEASKAIENAQRDVNISFVNELALIFDRLGIDTNEVLEAAGTKWNFLKYKPGLVGGHCIGVDPYYLAHKAEQVGYHPAVILSGRRVNDNMGMFVANKVVKLMIQKGKTIKGSKSLILGFTFKENCPDIRNTRVIDIYKELGQFGLEVDVYDPWASIEEVKSEYNLTLIAKEKLQKYDSIILAVGHKEFCDMDLEKIKANGNTVLYDTKAFYAKQLVDGRL, translated from the coding sequence ATGACTTCACAACTGATACCTTTAAATCAATCAAAGATTGCAGTAATTGGTTTGGGCTACGTGGGATTACCCTTGGCGGTTGAATTGGCAAAGCAATACCCTACAGTTGGTTACGATATTTCGCCCAAAAGAATTGATGGTTTAGAAAAAGGCCATGATGTTACTTTGGAAGTGGAAGACGGAGACCTTCAGGTTTCTCTGGTAAAATCTTCTATGGAATTGGAGGAGAAAAGACTTGGTTTTTTGCCTTCCAATGCGATATCGACTATTTCGACCTGTAATATTTACATTGTAACGGTTCCTACTCCTATCAATGAACATAAAACACCAGATCTTCGCCCTTTGATTGCAGCAAGTACCATGTTGGGAAAAGTGTTGAAGAAGGGGGATGTAGTAATTTATGAATCGACTACTTATCCGGGGTGTACCGAAGAAGATTGTGTACCAGTTTTGGAAAGGGAATCAGGCTTAAAATTTAATCAGGATTTTTATTGTGGTTATTCGCCTGAACGAATCAATCCTGGGGATAAGATCAATACCTTGACTAAGATAAAGAAGGTTACATCAGGCTCTACGTTTGAAGTAGCTGATTATGTGAATGAATTATATGCTTCTATAATAAAAGCAGGAACCTATAAAGCTTCTAGTATCAAAGTAGCAGAGGCCTCTAAGGCAATTGAAAATGCCCAAAGGGATGTGAATATTTCCTTTGTGAATGAATTGGCACTGATTTTTGATAGACTTGGAATAGATACGAATGAAGTATTAGAAGCAGCAGGCACGAAATGGAATTTTTTGAAATATAAACCTGGTCTCGTTGGAGGGCATTGTATTGGAGTAGATCCTTATTATTTAGCACATAAAGCAGAACAGGTTGGCTATCACCCTGCTGTCATTCTATCAGGAAGAAGGGTAAACGATAATATGGGAATGTTTGTGGCCAATAAAGTCGTGAAATTAATGATACAAAAGGGAAAGACCATAAAAGGGAGTAAGTCATTGATTTTAGGTTTTACCTTTAAAGAGAATTGCCCTGATATAAGAAATACAAGGGTAATTGATATTTATAAGGAATTAGGACAGTTTGGTCTTGAGGTTGATGTATATGATCCTTGGGCTTCTATAGAAGAAGTCAAATCTGAATATAATCTGACACTGATAGCAAAGGAGAAATTACAAAAATATGACTCTATTATTTTAGCGGTGGGACATAAAGAGTTTTGTGATATGGATTTGGAAAAAATAAAAGCAAATGGTAATACCGTTTTGTATGATACTAAAGCTTTTTATGCAAAACAATTAGTTGACGGAAGGTTATAA
- a CDS encoding SLBB domain-containing protein: MSINIKAFYLTFILFIVSIALYAQSLSDIQHAKVDQLSDAQIASIVQKAEEQGISKSQIPALAEERGMPAMEASKLATRINQLSTSGMDAGEVGENSAQRQLSDSANVGMSAGEQDSLSEEEKKIFGFGLFHNKKLNFSPNLNIPTPQSYVIGAGDQLLIDIYGDSQQSYDLTVNPEGRVYIPNVGPINVGGSSIQAATARMKRELSNIYADLNSSNPRTFMQIRLGNIRSIKVAMVGELQHPGDYTLPSFASVFNALYAAGGPSRQGSFRKIKVFRDSRQIAEVDVYEYLMNGDQQQNVRLQDNDVIMVPAVDTRVEVQGPVRREGYFEIKPEEDIKDLIRYAGGFKSEAYTGRVAVRRISDQARKVADVSKEEFGSFKVQDGDVFLIGKKLERFENRVQISGAVFYPGEFALFDGMTVKDLIEKAEGLRGEAFLNRATLYRTQDDMTLEIVPVNVQGVVNGTAQDIPLQREDVLHIPSKYDLKEEYYVKISGEINRPGAFAYADNMTVEDLVLKAGGFKESASDAYIEVARRVKDRTNGQIAEIFTIDIDENLQIDGDDKEVVLEPFDHIIIRRSPGFQREKLVRVEGEVTYPGQYTISTSNERISDLLKRAGGMNQFAYVKGATLIRRTEFFTPKSDNDIKSQDLTEVKNNLIKEDGKNTEAENEILSRIDEKILENGGDLANQKGLASGEYKISRVEEVAASDSSRVAEVEFRTQELIGIDLTEILENPGSAQDLILQEGDILSIPKQLQTVRMRGEVLFPTSARYENGNSFKRYISKAGGFTDNARKGKAYVVYANGDVKRTKNFIFFKDYPRIEPGAEIIVPQKPQRESLSATNWIGVASSLATLAILIDRLAQ; the protein is encoded by the coding sequence ATGTCCATCAACATTAAAGCTTTTTACCTTACATTCATCCTGTTTATCGTTTCGATCGCATTATATGCCCAGTCCCTTTCGGATATTCAACATGCAAAGGTGGATCAGCTGTCGGATGCGCAAATTGCTTCCATTGTCCAAAAGGCAGAAGAGCAGGGAATTTCAAAATCCCAAATTCCAGCATTGGCAGAAGAAAGAGGCATGCCGGCCATGGAGGCCAGTAAATTGGCCACAAGGATCAATCAACTGAGTACTTCAGGAATGGACGCTGGAGAGGTAGGAGAGAATTCTGCCCAACGACAGCTCTCCGATTCAGCCAATGTAGGGATGAGTGCGGGAGAGCAGGATAGTTTATCAGAAGAAGAGAAGAAAATCTTTGGGTTTGGGTTGTTCCATAACAAAAAACTGAATTTTTCTCCTAACCTGAATATTCCGACTCCACAAAGTTATGTCATCGGAGCAGGAGACCAGCTGCTGATCGACATCTATGGCGATTCCCAACAATCCTATGATTTGACGGTAAACCCTGAGGGCCGAGTGTATATTCCGAATGTAGGACCGATCAATGTGGGCGGTTCCAGTATTCAGGCTGCTACAGCAAGAATGAAGAGGGAATTAAGCAATATATATGCAGACTTGAATAGTAGCAATCCACGGACCTTTATGCAGATACGATTGGGGAATATCCGCTCCATTAAAGTAGCCATGGTCGGGGAATTGCAGCATCCTGGGGATTATACCTTGCCTTCTTTTGCTTCCGTGTTTAATGCGTTATATGCAGCAGGAGGGCCAAGCAGACAAGGTTCCTTTAGGAAAATCAAGGTGTTTCGGGATTCCAGGCAAATTGCCGAGGTGGATGTATATGAATATCTGATGAATGGTGACCAGCAGCAAAATGTGCGCTTGCAGGACAATGACGTCATTATGGTACCGGCAGTGGATACCAGGGTAGAAGTACAGGGGCCCGTAAGACGAGAAGGGTATTTTGAGATCAAACCCGAAGAAGATATCAAAGACCTGATCCGTTATGCGGGTGGTTTTAAAAGTGAAGCCTATACTGGACGAGTGGCGGTTCGTCGGATATCCGACCAAGCCAGAAAAGTGGCCGATGTTAGTAAAGAGGAGTTTGGCAGTTTCAAGGTCCAAGATGGAGATGTGTTCTTGATCGGGAAGAAATTGGAGCGATTTGAGAACCGTGTGCAGATTTCAGGTGCGGTATTTTATCCTGGTGAATTTGCCCTCTTTGATGGAATGACGGTAAAGGATTTGATCGAGAAAGCCGAAGGTTTAAGAGGGGAGGCCTTTTTGAATCGGGCAACGCTTTATCGTACGCAGGATGACATGACGCTGGAAATCGTTCCTGTAAATGTCCAAGGGGTGGTAAATGGTACTGCACAGGATATTCCTTTGCAACGTGAGGATGTCTTGCATATCCCAAGCAAATATGACCTCAAGGAAGAGTATTATGTGAAAATCTCCGGTGAGATCAACCGACCCGGTGCCTTTGCTTATGCAGATAATATGACGGTAGAAGACTTGGTGCTAAAGGCGGGGGGCTTTAAGGAATCTGCTTCCGACGCCTATATCGAAGTGGCCAGAAGGGTAAAAGACCGTACCAATGGACAAATTGCAGAAATCTTTACCATCGATATCGATGAGAACCTGCAAATTGATGGCGATGATAAAGAAGTAGTGCTTGAGCCTTTTGACCATATTATCATTCGCAGAAGCCCCGGCTTTCAGCGGGAGAAGTTGGTACGTGTAGAAGGAGAAGTTACCTATCCTGGCCAGTATACGATTTCCACATCAAATGAGCGGATATCAGATTTGTTGAAAAGAGCTGGAGGGATGAACCAGTTTGCCTATGTCAAAGGAGCTACATTGATCCGAAGAACGGAGTTTTTTACACCCAAAAGTGATAATGATATTAAGTCTCAGGATTTGACAGAGGTAAAAAACAATCTCATTAAGGAGGATGGTAAAAATACTGAAGCTGAAAACGAAATTCTTTCTCGGATTGATGAAAAGATTCTTGAGAATGGAGGGGATTTAGCAAACCAAAAAGGTTTGGCTTCTGGAGAATACAAGATTAGTAGGGTCGAGGAAGTCGCTGCTTCAGATAGCAGTAGAGTAGCAGAAGTGGAGTTCCGGACACAAGAATTAATAGGCATAGACTTGACTGAGATTTTAGAAAACCCTGGTTCTGCCCAAGATTTAATTTTGCAGGAAGGAGATATATTAAGTATTCCGAAACAATTGCAGACGGTAAGGATGAGAGGGGAAGTACTGTTCCCTACTTCCGCTAGATACGAAAATGGAAACAGCTTTAAAAGGTACATATCGAAAGCTGGCGGCTTTACTGATAACGCAAGAAAGGGGAAAGCATATGTGGTTTATGCCAATGGAGATGTAAAGCGGACCAAAAACTTTATTTTCTTTAAGGATTACCCAAGAATTGAACCAGGGGCTGAGATTATTGTACCACAGAAGCCACAAAGAGAAAGTTTATCTGCTACCAATTGGATAGGCGTAGCTTCTAGTTTGGCGACATTGGCCATTTTAATTGATCGATTGGCGCAATAA
- a CDS encoding four helix bundle protein: protein MAKENVILEKTFAFSERILDIYFELKNKNHYRLAEQIVGAGTSIGANVEEAQAAHSRKDFVSKMVIAAREARETKYWLRLFNRDELLKDHKHLPFLYSEIDQIISILNSIIKSSRES, encoded by the coding sequence ATGGCGAAGGAAAATGTGATTTTAGAAAAAACGTTTGCTTTTAGCGAGAGGATCCTTGATATCTATTTTGAGTTAAAAAATAAAAATCATTACCGTTTAGCAGAACAGATAGTAGGTGCTGGAACATCTATAGGGGCTAATGTAGAGGAGGCACAAGCAGCTCATTCCAGAAAGGATTTTGTTTCAAAAATGGTAATTGCAGCAAGAGAAGCGAGGGAGACAAAGTACTGGCTAAGATTATTTAATCGGGATGAGCTCCTCAAAGATCATAAGCATTTACCGTTTTTATATAGTGAAATCGATCAAATAATTTCAATTTTGAACTCAATCATAAAATCATCTCGTGAGTCATGA
- a CDS encoding UDP-glucose dehydrogenase family protein, whose translation MKITVVGTGYVGLVSGACFADVGIEVVCVDIDQKKIDKLKQGVMPIYEPGLEEIVVRNYESGRLKFTTDLGEAIQGSEVAFIAVGTPPGEDGSADLKYVLAVADEIGQKMSDYIVVATKSTVPVTTGKKVEQAIKSALEKRDRALDFAVASNPEFLKEGAAVEDFLKPDRIVIGVEDERAEKIMRRLYKPFQLSGERIIYMDIPSAEMTKYTANAMLATKISFMNDIANLCELVGANANMVRKGIGSDPRIGNKFIYPGVGYGGSCFPKDVKAIVRTAKQYGYNLRVLQSVEDVNDDQKHVLVKKVKKHFGEDLTGMTFAMWGLSFKPNTDDMREAPAIVMIDELRAAGAEVKAYDPIAMDEAKEVYVGDKVTYCKDAYDACIDADALLLVTEWSEFRLPSWSALSKLLKNKVVFDGRNIYDAKYLKEEGFEHYGIGI comes from the coding sequence ATGAAAATCACTGTAGTAGGTACCGGTTATGTCGGTTTGGTTTCAGGAGCTTGTTTTGCAGATGTAGGGATTGAAGTGGTATGTGTGGACATTGATCAAAAAAAGATCGATAAGCTCAAGCAAGGTGTCATGCCCATCTATGAACCAGGACTGGAAGAAATCGTCGTACGGAACTATGAAAGTGGTCGGCTGAAGTTTACTACCGATTTAGGGGAAGCCATTCAGGGATCAGAAGTAGCGTTTATTGCTGTGGGGACACCTCCGGGCGAGGATGGTTCTGCCGATCTCAAATATGTCTTGGCCGTGGCAGATGAAATTGGGCAAAAGATGTCCGACTATATCGTAGTGGCGACGAAAAGCACCGTTCCGGTAACCACGGGCAAGAAGGTTGAGCAGGCCATTAAGTCAGCGTTGGAAAAGCGGGACAGGGCCTTGGATTTTGCCGTGGCCTCAAATCCGGAATTCCTAAAAGAAGGTGCCGCGGTAGAGGATTTTTTGAAGCCGGATAGAATTGTGATCGGCGTGGAGGATGAAAGGGCAGAAAAGATCATGAGAAGGTTATATAAGCCCTTCCAACTTAGCGGAGAGCGGATCATCTATATGGACATTCCTTCCGCGGAAATGACCAAATATACGGCTAATGCCATGCTGGCCACCAAGATCAGTTTTATGAACGACATCGCAAACCTCTGTGAGTTGGTAGGGGCCAATGCAAACATGGTAAGAAAAGGCATCGGGTCTGATCCCAGGATTGGGAATAAGTTTATTTATCCTGGCGTGGGGTATGGGGGATCTTGTTTTCCCAAAGATGTAAAGGCCATCGTAAGAACGGCAAAGCAATATGGCTACAATTTGCGTGTACTGCAATCCGTGGAAGATGTCAACGATGACCAAAAGCATGTATTGGTCAAAAAAGTAAAGAAGCACTTTGGTGAGGACCTTACCGGGATGACCTTTGCCATGTGGGGACTGAGCTTTAAGCCAAATACCGATGACATGCGCGAGGCGCCGGCCATTGTCATGATCGATGAACTACGGGCAGCAGGAGCAGAAGTGAAAGCCTATGACCCCATAGCCATGGATGAAGCCAAGGAGGTATATGTGGGGGATAAAGTCACTTATTGTAAGGATGCTTATGATGCTTGCATCGATGCAGATGCTTTGCTCCTCGTGACAGAGTGGTCGGAATTTCGCCTACCCAGTTGGTCAGCGCTGAGCAAATTGCTCAAAAATAAAGTCGTCTTTGACGGTAGAAACATCTACGATGCCAAGTATTTGAAAGAGGAGGGGTTTGAGCATTATGGAATTGGAATTTAA
- a CDS encoding helix-turn-helix domain-containing protein, with amino-acid sequence MLDSLITSKTRLRLLVKFFINADNHSHLRGLAEEFGESTNAIRKELNNLSEAGYLQKASEKNRICYSANTRHPLFLSLQDIIRKYIGLDTLVEEVLNRMGDVERVVLTGDYANGLDTGTIDVSIKGNALNEEYLDMLGIRIQEMIDRKVNFTLLEKDLPSGIILYNKAAE; translated from the coding sequence ATGCTCGATTCGTTGATTACATCCAAGACCAGATTGCGACTGTTGGTAAAGTTTTTTATCAATGCGGACAACCATAGCCACCTGCGTGGCCTGGCCGAGGAGTTTGGTGAATCTACCAATGCCATAAGAAAGGAACTCAACAACCTATCAGAAGCCGGTTACCTGCAGAAAGCATCCGAAAAGAACAGGATCTGTTACAGTGCCAACACCCGGCACCCTTTGTTTTTGTCCCTGCAGGATATCATACGGAAATATATTGGTTTGGACACCCTTGTGGAGGAAGTCCTGAACCGGATGGGCGATGTGGAACGGGTCGTTCTCACCGGAGATTACGCCAATGGTCTTGATACCGGTACCATTGATGTCAGCATCAAGGGCAATGCCCTCAATGAGGAATACCTCGACATGTTGGGGATCAGAATCCAAGAAATGATCGACCGTAAAGTGAATTTTACCCTGCTGGAGAAAGATTTACCCTCTGGCATCATTTTATATAACAAAGCCGCTGAGTAG